One region of Terricaulis silvestris genomic DNA includes:
- the pheT gene encoding phenylalanine--tRNA ligase subunit beta → MKFTLSWLKEHLATDASIDAIVETMTMTGLEVESVENAGEKLKAFTVARIISAAKHPNADKLQVCQVETALGNLEIVCGAPNARAGLVTAFAPIGTYIPGSGITLEARPVRGVVSNGMLCSGAELELDTDADGIFELDSELKVGTPLAEALGLNDPVIDIEVTPNRPDWLGVSGIARDLAAAGVGKQTTKPIMPVPGRYPCPQKVETDDTTACPMFASRYIRGVKNGPSPVWLQRKLRAIGQKPISALVDITNLITHDRSRPLHVYDAAKLNGVVRARMGREGESFQALNKNVYNVTPAMCVIADDERVLGLGGIIGGEYSGVSETTTDILVECAYFDPTLTHQTGRALTLTTDAQYRFARGVDSAFVVPGLELATRMILDLCGGEPSEIQVAGDLPAPPKPIFFDPDRVRQLAGIDVKPTRVRAVLKDLGFETSAEGQGSKRIIVEPPTWRRDVEGPADLVEEVARIEGYDKMPMLDPPRAPGFRPPPASIGESRTRLARRAAASLGYNEAITWSFCSRAQAQAFGGGGEDMLVANPIASDLDCMRPSALPQLLAAAQQNANRGFDDARLFEAGPAYANTDDIGQKRTLTAIWRARPPRHWRAAPQPDIFDIKRDVLFILEALGAPVASLQTATDAPAHWRPGRTGTLKLGPKVVAYYGEIHPRALKAINVEAPALAFEIFLDALPAPRAPKNGQGRTKPPLEKLDLQPLTRDFAFIVDDGVSAQDVVRAALGADKALITDVNLFDVYRGERMPAGKKSLAIEVTLQPREKTLTDSEIEAASAKIVSAVMKATGGTLRG, encoded by the coding sequence ATGAAATTCACGCTCTCATGGCTCAAAGAGCATCTCGCCACCGACGCAAGCATCGATGCCATCGTCGAAACCATGACCATGACCGGTCTCGAAGTGGAATCCGTCGAGAACGCGGGCGAGAAGCTCAAGGCGTTCACCGTCGCGCGCATCATCAGCGCCGCGAAGCACCCGAACGCCGACAAGTTGCAAGTCTGCCAAGTCGAAACTGCGCTCGGTAATTTAGAGATCGTCTGCGGCGCCCCCAATGCGCGCGCCGGCCTCGTCACTGCCTTCGCGCCGATCGGCACCTACATTCCGGGCTCCGGCATCACGCTCGAAGCGCGCCCCGTGCGCGGTGTCGTCTCCAACGGCATGCTCTGCTCCGGCGCTGAGCTTGAACTCGACACCGACGCCGATGGCATCTTCGAACTCGATTCCGAACTCAAAGTCGGCACGCCGCTGGCCGAAGCGCTCGGCCTCAACGATCCCGTGATCGATATCGAAGTCACGCCGAACCGCCCCGATTGGCTTGGCGTCTCCGGCATTGCCCGCGATCTCGCGGCGGCCGGCGTCGGCAAGCAAACCACCAAGCCAATCATGCCGGTGCCCGGCCGCTACCCATGCCCGCAAAAGGTCGAAACCGACGACACAACCGCGTGCCCGATGTTCGCGAGCCGCTACATTCGCGGCGTCAAGAACGGCCCGTCGCCCGTGTGGCTGCAACGAAAACTCCGCGCCATCGGCCAAAAGCCGATCAGCGCGCTGGTCGACATCACCAACCTCATCACCCACGACCGCTCGCGCCCGCTGCACGTCTATGACGCCGCCAAACTCAACGGCGTCGTTCGCGCCCGCATGGGCCGCGAAGGCGAGAGCTTCCAGGCGCTCAACAAGAACGTCTACAACGTAACCCCCGCCATGTGCGTCATCGCCGACGACGAGCGCGTGCTCGGCCTCGGCGGCATCATCGGCGGCGAGTACAGCGGCGTGTCCGAAACCACCACCGACATCCTGGTCGAGTGCGCCTACTTCGATCCGACGCTCACGCACCAAACCGGCCGCGCCCTCACGCTCACCACCGACGCGCAATACCGCTTCGCGCGCGGCGTCGACTCCGCCTTCGTCGTCCCCGGCCTCGAACTCGCGACGCGCATGATCCTCGATCTCTGCGGCGGCGAGCCCAGCGAAATCCAAGTCGCCGGCGATCTGCCCGCGCCGCCCAAACCGATCTTCTTCGATCCCGATCGCGTGCGCCAACTCGCCGGCATCGACGTGAAGCCGACGCGCGTGCGCGCCGTGTTGAAGGATCTCGGTTTCGAAACCAGCGCGGAAGGGCAGGGCTCCAAACGCATCATCGTCGAGCCGCCAACCTGGCGCCGCGATGTCGAAGGTCCGGCCGATCTCGTGGAAGAGGTCGCGCGCATCGAAGGCTACGACAAAATGCCGATGCTCGATCCGCCGCGCGCGCCGGGCTTCCGCCCGCCGCCAGCCAGCATCGGCGAGAGCCGCACCCGCCTCGCGCGCCGCGCCGCCGCTTCGCTCGGCTACAACGAAGCCATCACCTGGAGCTTCTGCTCACGCGCTCAAGCGCAAGCCTTCGGCGGCGGCGGCGAAGACATGCTCGTCGCCAACCCGATCGCCAGCGATCTCGATTGCATGCGGCCTTCCGCGCTCCCGCAACTCCTCGCCGCCGCGCAGCAAAACGCGAACCGCGGCTTCGACGACGCGCGCCTGTTCGAAGCCGGTCCCGCCTACGCCAACACCGACGACATTGGCCAAAAACGCACGCTCACCGCAATCTGGCGCGCGCGTCCGCCGCGCCATTGGCGCGCGGCGCCGCAACCCGACATCTTCGACATCAAGCGCGACGTGCTCTTCATCCTCGAAGCCCTCGGCGCGCCCGTCGCCTCGCTGCAAACCGCAACCGACGCGCCCGCCCACTGGCGCCCCGGCCGCACCGGCACGCTAAAGCTTGGCCCCAAAGTCGTCGCGTACTACGGCGAGATCCACCCGCGCGCGCTCAAAGCCATCAACGTCGAAGCGCCCGCGCTCGCCTTCGAAATCTTCCTCGACGCGTTGCCCGCGCCGCGCGCCCCAAAAAATGGTCAGGGCCGAACCAAACCACCGTTGGAGAAACTCGACCTCCAACCGCTCACCCGCGACTTCGCCTTCATCGTCGACGACGGCGTCTCCGCCCAAGACGTCGTCCGCGCCGCCCTCGGCGCCGACAAAGCGCTCATCACCGATGTAAATCTGTTCGACGTCTACCGCGGCGAACGCATGCCCGCCGGCAAGAAGAGCTTGGCGATCGAAGTCACGCTGCAACCGCGCGAAAAAACGCTGACCGACTCCGAGATCGAAGCGGCGAGCGCCAAGATCGTCTCAGCGGTTATGAAAGCGACCGGCGGGACGCTGCGGGGCTAG
- a CDS encoding patatin-like phospholipase family protein, with translation MRAIVFAFVMLLSACATAAPVNAPLGGLRADVQGRAPVGDDLIVLALSGGGARAASFHLGVLQALRDTPGRDGRPLSEHIAMITSVSGGSVLAAYYAQHGEVGLDTFDNAYLARDWHVRGPASPLGLAGAFRGGMNGPAQLANWLDENIYDGARMSDLGAGPRVVLNATDIYNSSPFAFTQFFFDGLCSDVRQVRVADAVAASMAVPVVFRPVLMESYASRCDGPPAWTTRILADRNAAENVRQTARAFQNYRGNTRAGQRYVHLEDGGVADNLGLLSLQVMRDAEGPPAPLTARDALQARRVLFLVVNAEYIRPRTFQQRGGDAIGMAEMIVSPLDVATEVSKRASLDAWRAGLPAYERALRAWRCSLPEDRRGNALPCDDISVSMDVITFRDMEPAEYEALYDTRTDVSLERETVDALMAAARGVVARNAAVAAFRP, from the coding sequence ATGCGGGCGATTGTCTTTGCGTTTGTGATGTTGCTGTCGGCGTGCGCGACGGCTGCGCCGGTGAATGCGCCGTTGGGCGGATTGCGCGCGGATGTGCAGGGCCGTGCGCCGGTGGGCGACGATCTGATCGTGCTGGCGCTCTCCGGCGGTGGCGCGCGGGCGGCTTCGTTTCATCTGGGCGTGTTGCAAGCGTTGCGCGATACGCCGGGGCGCGATGGTCGGCCGCTCTCCGAGCATATCGCGATGATCACGTCGGTGTCGGGTGGTTCGGTGCTGGCGGCGTACTACGCGCAGCATGGCGAAGTCGGGCTCGATACATTCGATAACGCCTATCTGGCGCGCGACTGGCATGTGCGCGGGCCGGCGTCGCCGCTTGGACTCGCTGGCGCGTTTCGTGGCGGCATGAATGGGCCGGCACAGCTCGCGAATTGGCTGGACGAGAATATCTATGACGGCGCGCGGATGAGCGATCTCGGCGCGGGGCCGCGCGTCGTGCTGAATGCGACGGACATTTACAATTCTTCGCCGTTCGCGTTCACGCAGTTTTTCTTCGATGGCTTGTGCAGCGATGTGCGCCAAGTGCGCGTGGCGGACGCGGTGGCGGCTTCGATGGCGGTGCCGGTGGTGTTCCGGCCGGTGCTGATGGAGAGCTATGCGTCGCGGTGCGACGGGCCGCCGGCTTGGACGACGCGCATTCTGGCGGATCGGAACGCGGCGGAGAATGTGCGCCAGACTGCGCGGGCGTTTCAGAATTATCGTGGCAATACGCGCGCGGGGCAGCGTTACGTGCATCTCGAAGATGGCGGCGTGGCCGACAATCTTGGGCTGCTGAGCTTGCAGGTGATGCGCGACGCGGAGGGACCGCCTGCCCCGCTTACGGCGCGCGATGCGCTGCAGGCGCGGCGGGTTTTGTTTCTGGTGGTGAACGCCGAGTACATCCGACCGCGGACGTTTCAGCAGCGTGGCGGCGATGCGATCGGGATGGCGGAAATGATCGTCTCGCCGCTCGACGTGGCGACAGAGGTTTCCAAACGCGCTTCGTTGGATGCATGGCGAGCGGGGTTGCCAGCGTATGAGCGCGCTTTGCGGGCGTGGCGCTGCAGTTTGCCGGAGGATCGTCGCGGCAACGCTTTGCCGTGTGACGATATCAGCGTGAGCATGGACGTGATCACGTTCCGCGATATGGAGCCGGCGGAGTACGAGGCGCTTTACGACACGCGCACCGATGTTTCACTGGAGCGCGAGACGGTGGATGCGCTGATGGCGGCGGCGCGCGGTGTTGTGGCGCGGAATGCGGCGGTGGCGGCGTTTCGGCCCTGA
- a CDS encoding dipeptidase produces the protein MRAVAAVLALGLISVGDVALAQEAPTARELARIDRILRRTPLIDGHNDAPWEIRDQHGNDLNNVDFNNDTRTLTPPMHTDWPRMRQGRVGGQFWSVYVPADLQGPASTRAVHEQIDLTRRMVARYPDVLELADSAADIVRIHRAGRIASMFGIEGGEAIDGNLAVLREFRASGVLYMTLTHSKTTAWCDSATDAPRHGGLSPFGEEVVREMNRVGMLVDLSHVSADAMRDALRVSQAPVIFSHSSAFAITPHPRNVPDDVLELVRDNGGVVMVNFYSGFTSTEFWNYDATRNAEEARIKSFNRGDPAAVVRLLAEWTAAHPGPRVDVGIIADHIEHIGRVAGRDHVGLGSDFDGVPFLPVGLDGVEDYPALLVELARRGWSDAEIAGVAGGNLLRALHEAERVAARS, from the coding sequence ATGCGCGCTGTTGCTGCTGTTTTGGCTTTGGGTTTAATCTCGGTGGGCGACGTCGCTTTGGCGCAAGAGGCGCCGACGGCGCGGGAGTTGGCGCGGATCGACCGCATTTTGCGCCGCACGCCGCTGATCGACGGGCACAATGATGCGCCGTGGGAAATTCGCGATCAGCACGGCAACGATTTGAACAATGTCGACTTCAACAACGACACGCGAACGCTGACGCCGCCGATGCACACGGATTGGCCGCGCATGCGCCAGGGACGCGTGGGCGGGCAGTTCTGGTCAGTGTACGTGCCGGCGGATTTGCAAGGGCCGGCGTCGACGCGCGCGGTGCATGAGCAGATCGATTTGACGCGGCGGATGGTGGCGCGTTATCCGGACGTGCTGGAGTTGGCCGATAGCGCCGCCGACATCGTGCGCATCCATCGGGCCGGTCGGATCGCTTCGATGTTCGGCATCGAGGGTGGCGAAGCGATTGATGGCAATCTGGCGGTGCTGCGCGAATTCCGCGCGTCGGGCGTGCTTTACATGACGCTGACGCATTCGAAGACCACGGCATGGTGCGATAGCGCGACGGATGCGCCACGCCATGGCGGCCTCTCGCCGTTTGGGGAGGAGGTGGTGCGCGAGATGAACCGGGTTGGGATGTTGGTGGATCTTTCGCACGTGTCTGCCGATGCGATGCGGGACGCGTTGCGGGTGTCGCAAGCACCGGTGATTTTCTCGCACTCGTCGGCGTTTGCGATCACGCCGCACCCACGCAATGTGCCGGACGATGTGCTGGAGCTGGTGCGCGACAATGGCGGCGTGGTGATGGTGAACTTCTATTCGGGGTTCACATCGACGGAGTTCTGGAATTACGACGCGACACGCAATGCCGAGGAAGCGCGAATCAAGTCGTTCAATCGCGGCGATCCGGCGGCGGTGGTGCGCTTGCTGGCGGAGTGGACGGCGGCGCATCCGGGGCCGCGTGTGGATGTCGGCATCATTGCGGATCACATAGAGCACATCGGGCGTGTCGCTGGGCGCGACCACGTGGGACTGGGATCGGATTTTGATGGCGTGCCGTTCTTACCGGTGGGGCTGGATGGCGTAGAGGATTATCCAGCGCTGCTGGTTGAGCTGGCGCGGCGCGGCTGGAGCGATGCGGAGATCGCGGGCGTTGCGGGTGGGAATTTGCTGCGGGCGCTGCACGAAGCTGAGCGCGTGGCGGCGCGCTCGTAA
- a CDS encoding CIS tube protein: MKLFALLFAFLTVACAIDALMLPALAQQTVRAIPPSAMKGVSTTPAPVTNTDLQPTQTPVTDGAGEPPVADEERPPPVRFIWSGQGRGAAPSVVDSIEEKYTMFLPDGAPVRAAAEADVSGKSKSGDGAIVQGPTSTDQQTYRPSEFRIDNDDEEDDDSD, translated from the coding sequence ATGAAGCTGTTTGCGTTGTTGTTCGCCTTCCTCACCGTCGCCTGCGCGATTGATGCGCTCATGCTGCCAGCGCTTGCGCAGCAGACCGTCCGTGCGATCCCGCCAAGCGCAATGAAGGGCGTTTCGACGACGCCCGCGCCGGTCACGAACACAGACCTTCAGCCAACGCAAACTCCCGTAACAGACGGCGCCGGCGAGCCGCCCGTTGCGGATGAAGAGCGTCCGCCGCCCGTTCGCTTCATCTGGAGCGGACAAGGGCGCGGCGCGGCTCCTAGCGTGGTCGATTCAATAGAAGAAAAGTACACGATGTTCCTGCCCGACGGCGCGCCGGTGCGCGCCGCCGCTGAGGCCGATGTGAGCGGCAAATCCAAGTCTGGGGATGGAGCGATTGTGCAAGGACCGACGTCGACGGACCAACAGACGTACCGTCCGAGCGAATTCCGAATAGACAACGACGATGAAGAGGATGACGACAGCGATTGA
- a CDS encoding HpcH/HpaI aldolase/citrate lyase family protein, which produces MNKPPRAFFSPLASGAPAPMRELPVTLERMIHFVPAHNAKLRSRVPDMAKQVDVILANLEDAIPADAKDAARAGAVEMGKSFDFASAGVGYWSRINALNSPWHLDDVTTLVGEIGDKLDVIMVPKVEGPWDIHYMDQLLALLEAKHGVKRPIMLHAILETAQGVANVEAIAGASPRMHGICLGPADLAASRKMKTTRVGGGHPGYRVLSDANADGGERASAQQDLWHYTFAKMVDACVMHGLKPMYGPFGDFDDEAACEQQFRNAYLMGCVGAWTLHPSQIAIAKRVFTPAVDEVKLAMRMIEAMPDGTGVALVDGKMLDDATWKQAKVIVDLARLVAAREPEMARAYGL; this is translated from the coding sequence GTGAACAAGCCTCCCCGCGCCTTTTTCTCTCCCCTGGCGAGCGGCGCGCCTGCGCCGATGCGCGAGCTGCCGGTGACGCTGGAGCGGATGATCCATTTCGTGCCGGCGCATAATGCAAAGCTGCGGTCGCGCGTGCCGGACATGGCCAAGCAGGTCGATGTGATCCTGGCCAATCTGGAAGACGCGATCCCGGCGGACGCGAAGGACGCGGCGCGCGCGGGCGCTGTCGAGATGGGCAAGAGCTTCGACTTTGCCAGCGCCGGCGTCGGCTATTGGTCGCGGATCAATGCGCTGAACTCGCCGTGGCATCTGGATGATGTGACGACCTTGGTGGGCGAGATTGGCGACAAGCTCGACGTGATCATGGTGCCGAAGGTCGAGGGGCCTTGGGACATTCATTACATGGATCAACTGCTGGCGCTGCTTGAGGCCAAACACGGCGTGAAGCGGCCGATCATGCTGCATGCAATTTTGGAGACGGCGCAGGGCGTGGCGAACGTGGAAGCGATCGCGGGCGCTTCGCCGCGGATGCATGGAATTTGTTTGGGGCCGGCGGACTTGGCGGCGTCACGCAAGATGAAGACGACGCGGGTTGGCGGCGGGCATCCGGGGTATCGCGTTCTATCGGATGCGAACGCGGATGGTGGCGAGCGCGCGTCGGCGCAGCAAGATTTGTGGCACTACACGTTTGCGAAGATGGTCGATGCGTGCGTGATGCATGGGCTGAAGCCGATGTACGGGCCGTTCGGCGATTTCGACGATGAGGCCGCGTGCGAACAGCAATTCCGCAATGCGTACCTGATGGGATGCGTCGGCGCTTGGACGCTGCATCCGTCGCAGATCGCGATTGCGAAGCGCGTGTTCACCCCGGCGGTTGACGAAGTGAAGCTGGCGATGCGGATGATCGAGGCGATGCCGGATGGGACGGGCGTGGCGTTGGTCGATGGCAAGATGCTGGATGACGCGACGTGGAAGCAGGCCAAGGTGATTGTAGACTTGGCGCGGTTGGTTGCGGCGCGTGAGCCGGAGATGGCGCGGGCTTATGGGCTTTAG
- a CDS encoding acetyl-CoA carboxylase carboxyltransferase subunit alpha yields the protein MLRTYLDFEKPVAEIEAKIEELQALAEASGADAISQGVELSRLKTKAEAQLAAIYAKLDPWQKAQVARHQDRPHFRDYVAALVTDFLELSGDRNYGEDAAILGGTGKFLGRACVVLGHEKGRTTSDRLRHNFGMARPEGYRKAVRLMDLADRFQLPVITFVDTAGAYPGIGAEERGQGEAIARSTERCLTLGVPMVSVITGEGGSGGAIAIAAANKVLMLEHSIYAVISPEGAASILYKKKEGDEPKADRVKEVANSMRITAQDLLELGVIDQIVAEPMGGAHREPAAAIASVGAAIASALDAFAEFDQNQIRHQRRDRFLAIGRFEEEVSVSA from the coding sequence TTGCTCCGCACCTACCTCGACTTTGAAAAACCTGTCGCCGAGATCGAAGCCAAGATCGAGGAGCTGCAGGCGCTCGCCGAAGCGTCGGGCGCCGACGCCATCAGCCAAGGCGTCGAACTCTCGCGCCTGAAAACCAAAGCCGAAGCCCAGCTCGCCGCCATCTACGCCAAGCTCGATCCCTGGCAGAAAGCCCAAGTCGCCCGCCACCAAGATCGCCCACACTTTCGCGATTACGTCGCCGCCTTGGTCACCGATTTTCTCGAACTTTCCGGCGACCGCAATTACGGCGAAGACGCCGCCATCCTCGGCGGCACCGGCAAATTTCTCGGACGCGCCTGCGTCGTGCTCGGCCACGAGAAAGGCCGCACCACCAGCGATCGCTTGCGGCACAATTTCGGCATGGCGCGCCCCGAAGGTTATCGCAAAGCCGTGCGTCTGATGGATCTCGCCGACCGCTTCCAGCTTCCCGTCATCACCTTCGTCGACACCGCCGGCGCCTATCCCGGCATCGGCGCCGAAGAGCGCGGCCAAGGCGAAGCCATCGCGCGCTCCACTGAACGCTGCCTCACGCTCGGCGTGCCTATGGTGTCGGTGATCACGGGCGAGGGCGGCTCCGGCGGCGCCATCGCCATCGCCGCCGCCAACAAAGTGCTGATGCTCGAACACTCGATCTACGCCGTCATCAGCCCCGAAGGCGCAGCCTCCATCCTCTACAAAAAGAAGGAAGGCGACGAACCCAAAGCCGATCGCGTCAAGGAAGTCGCCAACTCAATGCGCATCACCGCGCAGGATTTGCTCGAACTCGGCGTCATCGACCAAATCGTGGCCGAGCCCATGGGCGGAGCGCACCGCGAACCCGCCGCCGCCATCGCCAGCGTCGGCGCCGCCATCGCCTCCGCCCTCGACGCGTTCGCCGAGTTCGACCAAAACCAAATCCGCCACCAACGCCGCGACCGCTTCCTCGCCATCGGAAGATTCGAAGAAGAAGTCAGCGTCAGCGCTTAA